In Mytilus edulis chromosome 13, xbMytEdul2.2, whole genome shotgun sequence, a single window of DNA contains:
- the LOC139501463 gene encoding TLC domain-containing protein 2-like: MDTGKERVNTVFIRNKMSGDDIGHEQGVRDFEFWYTYIFFALVVIFFAVTNRLIKYYGTPKSSSSSVYDSWLWRNLSVSLLHGLLVGIWSIMSFFYHLEDSPTIYEDPLYYFNTSSYLMMIASTAYFFYDAMDIVLSRVIKKNIEIIIHHCVILFSFGYYWHAKVGIGYAHLSLLAEFSSFLLHARKLTRIIGYSSDSLQYHIFSIVNLISFFILRLIPLSIVVSNIYPEYFLMRVHLFYFTTLSISAIIIWIINIGFFLKLIRTDFIRLKQKRK, encoded by the exons ATGGATACAGGAAAAGAACGTGTAAATACAGTGTTTATTCGAAACAAGATGTCAGGTGACGACATTGGTCATGAACAAGGAGTTAGAGATTTCGAATTCTGGTACACGTATATTTTCTTTGCTCTTGTTGTGATTTTCTTTGCAGTTACAAATAGATTAATCAAATATTATGGAACACCGAAGTCATCATCATCTTCAGTGTATGATTCGTGGTTATGGAGAAACCTGTCTGTGTCGTTACTACATGGATTGTTGGTTGGTATTTGGAGTATAATGAG cTTTTTTTACCATTTAGAAGATAGCCCAACAATATATGAAGATCCGCTGTATTATTTTAATACCTCATCGTATTTAATGATGATAGCTTCAACTG CGTATTTCTTCTACGATGCAATGGATATTGTATTAAGTAGGGTAATAAAGAAGAACATAGAAATTATCATACACCATTGTGTT attttattttcatttggatATTACTGGCACGCCAAAGTTGGAATCGGATATGCCCATTTGAGTTTACTGGCCGAATTCAGTAGCTTCTTACTCCATGCGAGAAAACTAACGAGGATTATAGGATATTCGTCCGATTCTTTACAGTATCACATATTTTCAATTGTAAATCTGATCTCTTTTTTCATTTTACGATTAATTCCTCTTTCTATTGTTGTGTCTAATATCTATCCAGAATATTTCTTAATGCGGGTACATCTATTTTATTTTACTACTTTATCTATATCGGCGATAATTATATGGATAATAAATATTGGTTTCTTTCTGAAGTTAATACGAACTGACTTTATACGTTTGAAACAGAAAAGGAAATAA